A region of the Spirochaetales bacterium genome:
TTGAAAAACCGGTTTGGCCTATCGCAATAGATGACATGAGTGTCAATAACACCTCGTTGTTCAGAGGCTTTATCTTCAATACACAGGGATCATATCTGCATACAGCCGAAGATCCTTGTGAAAAGATCAGGGCGCTTGCGATAGAAATAAAGAAAAAGATGACAGACGATTCCTGTTACAGCAACTTCAGTCCAAAAACCGATCAATTTTATATCGGTCTGGAGAATCGTACAAAATCATTACTGGGTATTATTCAAGAACAAAAAAGGCACATTGACAATGACTATATAATACGCTCCAAGTCGAATTATTCGTCGTTTTCATTTTCCGATGATTTATCATGCTGGTACAACAACTCGGCAGAAATGACGTCATTGCTTATGGCCGAACAGAAAGCACTATCGGAAATGATAAAAATCTGTCGAATAAAGGTGATTATATGGCCCAAGAAATATAATAACGAATATATAAAGAAGAGACTAATAAATCTTATCGATTTTTTGGAAGCCAACAAGGATTTTGAAAGAGTACGATTCGTTTTGGGTTTCCCGAATACGATGGAGAGCTATGGAAGATTTTCCTACAATAGAAATATTTTTATTTTCGATCATAATATAATGCTCAACGGCATTAAAACTTCGGGAACACCCGGTTTTGATGTGACAATCGTTTCTCATCATACCACGACAATAAAAAATGAAATCAGCGCTTTTGATTCAGCATTCGAATCACTATGGAATTTACATAAACAAGAATGCTGTTCAACCGACAAGAATACCGAAGCTGAAGAAATACGCGGATTTGTCATTAACTATTTAAAAAGGATAATGCCGCCCGGATGTTAGGCGGAATACATATATACGGCTTACATCCCCCTTTCCAGCGCAATACGGAAAATACCCATGAGTGATTCGGGAATCAACCCCGGAAAATATTCTACACGCGTTGCACCTTTTGACTTGACTATTTTAACATTTTTACCTATTGAATCAACTTCGTGAATATTTCGCAGTTGTATCCCTTGTTTTAATAGGTAATCGAAGTCTTTTTTTGTAGCGTATAAAGCTCCGCGGTATCTTCCTTTTTCGCTTCTGTGAGAATACAATTCTTCCGGCTGGTCGAGGTAAGACAATATTTCCATTTCCATATCGGTAATATGATATTTCCTTATTATATCCTTGTTTTTATTCAGAAAATCGACATATTTATTCGGGAAACGCTTTGTCCCGTCCTTGAATTTTGCAAGATCCGGTTTTATCCATACATATTTTATTTTTTTCATCTCCCCTTCAAGTTCTTTTGCAATTATCCGTGGAACGACAATATCCGTGAAAATATCCGAAATCCTAATTTCACGGTTACATGATGTTAATTTATTCTTTAGTTTTACGGA
Encoded here:
- a CDS encoding toll/interleukin-1 receptor domain-containing protein, whose protein sequence is MVFISYCHEDTVLARIIYHIFIKEGIDCFFAERNIHIGSYFDKEILSKIRSARLLIVLWSAYSIKSTWVQQEIGIAKGLEKPVWPIAIDDMSVNNTSLFRGFIFNTQGSYLHTAEDPCEKIRALAIEIKKKMTDDSCYSNFSPKTDQFYIGLENRTKSLLGIIQEQKRHIDNDYIIRSKSNYSSFSFSDDLSCWYNNSAEMTSLLMAEQKALSEMIKICRIKVIIWPKKYNNEYIKKRLINLIDFLEANKDFERVRFVLGFPNTMESYGRFSYNRNIFIFDHNIMLNGIKTSGTPGFDVTIVSHHTTTIKNEISAFDSAFESLWNLHKQECCSTDKNTEAEEIRGFVINYLKRIMPPGC